One genomic window of Paraburkholderia phytofirmans PsJN includes the following:
- a CDS encoding bifunctional sugar phosphate isomerase/epimerase/4-hydroxyphenylpyruvate dioxygenase family protein, whose amino-acid sequence MQRSIATVSISGTLVEKLTAIQAAGFEGVEIFENDLLYFDGSPADVRRIAEDLGLKIMLFQPFRDFDGVSPERLERNLDRAKRKFDVMHELGTDRILVCSNVSPDTIGDDALMTDQLGALARAAEAAGVIAGYEALAWGKHVKTYRHAWKLVNTVNHPNLGLVLDSFHTLSLNDTPDAIADIPGGRIAFVQIADAPKLAMDVLEWSRHYRCFPGQGDFDLANFTAQVVKTGYSGPLSLEIFNDGFRAAPTTITAADGHRSLLFLEEQTRALLESTQQPVGDLYRSPAAPAHVGYQFLEFAVDHSTRAQLVDWLGKLRFREAGRHRSKEVTLYQHGAASIVLNAEPDSFANAFFQQHGLSLCASAFRVDDANQAFERAAGFGYAPFSGQIGPNERVLPAVQAPDSSLNYFVDETPDQPTLFEADFVLTDINGPSEVGPLSRIDHVCLSVPANSLDTWVLFLRTALGFQAEPGVLVPDPYGLVRSRALRSHDGSVRIVLNASVDHHTAVAEALHTYHGSGLNHVAFSTSDIFSAIPEFVADGLPVLRIPRNYYEDLAARYALPDGTLEALRANNILYDRDERGGEFFHAYTEQLDQRFFMEIVERRGGYDGYGAANAAVRLAAQAQRRK is encoded by the coding sequence ATGCAACGTTCGATTGCCACCGTGTCGATCAGCGGAACCCTCGTCGAGAAGCTGACCGCGATCCAGGCGGCGGGCTTCGAAGGCGTCGAGATTTTCGAAAACGATTTGCTGTATTTCGACGGCTCGCCCGCCGACGTGCGGCGCATCGCTGAAGATCTCGGGCTGAAAATCATGCTGTTTCAGCCTTTCCGCGATTTCGACGGTGTCAGCCCGGAGCGTCTCGAGCGCAATCTCGACCGCGCGAAGCGCAAGTTCGACGTCATGCATGAACTGGGCACGGACCGCATTCTGGTGTGCAGCAACGTTTCGCCCGACACCATCGGCGACGACGCATTGATGACCGACCAGCTCGGCGCGCTGGCGCGCGCGGCGGAGGCGGCCGGCGTGATCGCGGGCTATGAAGCGCTCGCGTGGGGCAAGCACGTCAAGACCTACCGGCACGCGTGGAAGCTCGTGAATACGGTGAATCACCCGAATCTCGGGCTCGTGCTCGACAGCTTCCACACGCTGTCGCTGAACGACACGCCGGACGCGATCGCCGACATTCCGGGCGGCCGCATCGCCTTCGTGCAGATCGCCGACGCGCCGAAGCTCGCCATGGACGTGCTCGAATGGAGCCGCCATTACCGCTGCTTCCCCGGCCAGGGCGATTTCGATCTGGCCAATTTCACGGCGCAGGTCGTGAAAACCGGCTACAGCGGGCCGCTTTCGCTGGAAATTTTCAACGACGGTTTTCGCGCCGCGCCGACCACCATCACGGCCGCCGATGGTCATCGCTCGCTCCTGTTTCTCGAGGAGCAGACCCGCGCGCTGCTCGAAAGCACGCAGCAGCCGGTCGGCGACCTGTATCGCTCGCCTGCGGCGCCCGCGCACGTCGGCTACCAGTTTCTGGAGTTCGCGGTCGACCACAGCACGCGGGCGCAACTCGTCGACTGGCTCGGCAAACTGCGCTTTCGCGAGGCGGGCCGGCATCGCTCGAAGGAAGTCACGCTGTATCAGCACGGCGCGGCCTCGATCGTGCTGAACGCCGAGCCGGATTCGTTCGCTAACGCGTTCTTCCAGCAGCATGGCTTGTCGCTGTGCGCGTCGGCGTTTCGCGTGGACGATGCCAATCAGGCGTTCGAACGCGCCGCCGGCTTCGGCTACGCGCCGTTTTCCGGGCAGATCGGCCCGAACGAGCGCGTGCTGCCCGCCGTGCAGGCACCGGACAGCAGCCTGAACTATTTCGTCGACGAAACGCCGGATCAGCCCACCTTGTTCGAGGCCGATTTCGTCCTCACCGACATCAACGGCCCGAGCGAAGTGGGGCCGCTCAGCCGCATCGACCATGTGTGCCTGTCGGTGCCGGCGAATTCGCTGGATACTTGGGTGCTGTTTCTGCGCACGGCTTTAGGCTTCCAGGCCGAGCCTGGCGTGCTGGTGCCCGATCCGTACGGCCTCGTGCGCAGCCGCGCGCTGCGCAGTCACGACGGTTCGGTGCGGATCGTGCTGAATGCCTCCGTGGACCATCACACGGCGGTGGCCGAGGCGTTGCATACGTATCATGGCTCGGGCCTGAACCACGTCGCCTTCAGCACCAGTGACATTTTTAGCGCGATTCCCGAGTTCGTCGCCGACGGCTTGCCGGTCCTGCGCATCCCGCGCAATTACTACGAGGATCTGGCCGCCCGCTACGCGTTGCCGGACGGGACGCTGGAGGCGCTGCGCGCCAATAACATCCTGTACGACCGCGACGAGCGCGGCGGCGAGTTTTTCCATGCTTACACGGAGCAGCTCGACCAGCGCTTTTTTATGGAGATCGTCGAGCGGCGCGGCGGTTATGACGGTTATGGCGCGGCTAATGCTGCCGTGCGGCTCGCCGCGCAGGCGCAGCGGCGCAAGTAG
- the aroQ gene encoding type II 3-dehydroquinate dehydratase, whose amino-acid sequence MSFASVLVLNGPNLNLLGTREPAIYGSETLDDVAKLCRDAAERLDLSINFCQSNAEHQLIDWLHAARTKVDGIVINPAAYTHTSVAIADALTAIEKPVVEVHISNVHRREAFRHHSYVSAVADAIIIGCGTQGYVLALERMATILKNRAAK is encoded by the coding sequence ATGAGTTTTGCGTCAGTACTGGTCCTCAACGGACCGAATCTCAATCTGCTCGGCACGCGCGAGCCCGCCATCTACGGCTCGGAAACGCTCGACGACGTCGCGAAGCTTTGCCGCGATGCGGCGGAGCGCCTGGATCTGTCGATCAACTTCTGTCAGTCGAACGCCGAGCATCAACTGATCGACTGGCTGCACGCGGCGCGCACCAAGGTCGACGGCATCGTGATCAATCCGGCGGCTTACACGCATACGTCGGTGGCCATCGCCGATGCGCTTACCGCGATCGAAAAGCCGGTCGTCGAGGTGCATATTTCAAACGTGCATCGTCGCGAGGCGTTCCGTCATCACTCGTACGTGTCGGCGGTGGCGGACGCGATCATCATCGGTTGCGGCACGCAAGGCTATGTACTGGCTTTGGAGCGGATGGCGACCATTCTTAAGAATAGGGCGGCGAAATGA
- a CDS encoding shikimate dehydrogenase, translating to MNVQANTQPNAQTNAQTNSQATPHSYLVGLIGAGIGGSLTPAMHEEEGSKLGLHYVYRRIDLEALKLDVAALPDLLMAAERMGFNGLNITYPCKQAVIPLLDELSDDARALGAVNTVLFKDGRRIGHNTDWSGFARAFQRGLPDVSLERVVQLGAGGAGAAVAHAALNMGAKSLTLFDVDATRAASLADELQKRFPAAAVGAGSSLAESLAAANGLIHATPTGMAKLPGLPLPVELLHRDLWVADIVYFPIRTALLQAAEALGCRTLSGGGMAVYQAVDAMRIFTGLEPDAERVYTHFQSLLQR from the coding sequence ATGAACGTACAAGCGAACACACAACCGAACGCACAAACGAACGCACAAACGAACTCACAGGCAACGCCGCATTCCTATCTGGTCGGCCTGATCGGCGCGGGTATCGGCGGATCGCTGACGCCGGCCATGCACGAGGAAGAGGGCAGCAAGCTCGGTTTGCACTATGTGTACCGCCGTATCGACCTGGAAGCGCTGAAACTCGACGTCGCCGCGCTGCCCGATCTGTTGATGGCCGCCGAACGCATGGGCTTCAACGGTCTGAACATCACGTACCCGTGCAAGCAGGCCGTGATTCCGCTGCTCGACGAGCTTTCCGACGACGCGCGCGCACTCGGCGCCGTCAACACGGTGCTGTTCAAAGATGGCAGACGCATCGGCCACAACACCGACTGGTCCGGTTTCGCGCGTGCGTTCCAGCGCGGCTTGCCGGACGTGTCGCTGGAACGTGTCGTGCAACTCGGCGCGGGCGGGGCCGGCGCAGCAGTCGCGCACGCCGCTCTGAACATGGGCGCGAAATCGCTGACGCTTTTCGACGTGGACGCCACGCGCGCCGCGTCGCTCGCCGACGAATTGCAGAAGCGTTTTCCCGCCGCCGCCGTCGGCGCCGGCAGTTCGCTCGCCGAATCGCTCGCAGCCGCCAATGGCCTGATTCACGCTACGCCCACCGGCATGGCGAAATTGCCCGGCTTGCCGTTGCCGGTCGAATTGCTGCACCGCGATCTGTGGGTCGCGGACATCGTCTATTTTCCGATTCGCACCGCGTTGCTGCAGGCGGCCGAAGCGCTCGGCTGCCGCACGCTGAGCGGTGGCGGCATGGCGGTGTATCAGGCGGTCGACGCCATGCGCATTTTCACCGGTCTCGAACCGGACGCCGAGCGCGTCTACACCCACTTTCAGTCGTTGTTGCAACGCTAA